aaacgttatctcgaagagcagaaatgggtatttgaagtaatagtggttccaacaacgttatatggacATCAACAAGTGATCAGAAatcccacctgctgcccctctcatcacattcacCAACATTCTTCCTCTATTTCTTTATATTCAGTGTACATATGATACCATAAACCATATACTCTATTGCAGTGGGAGATGCCTGTTAAATGATTTATGCATGTTATTGTATCTGTCCATTAATTTGTGACGAGTTTCGAATCATTATATGTTCTGTTAGGAAATTTTGAAATAAACCTAATTTTGTTATTCAGAGCATAACTGATGTTCTACCTATAGTTATTTGAGTAAAAGCCGATCGAAAgtacttttaatttttttcaatgTATGTGTTGCTTGCTTGATCATTTCAGCTACCATATCgctcttgcaaaaaaaaaaattatggttgaTCTCTTCTCATAAGAAATAACTTAATCACGAAAAAATAGAACTAAACTATGAAGGCAATATAGATCTGGAATAATTATTTGGAAACAGATGACACTAAAATCTCTATTaagtatataatgaaaataaagctgttcaagattttttttaactgtatgtgatgtaaatgaTGTTCCATGTAAGATTTATGCTTTTGATGCAAATAATTTGTCTAGTCTGTTACATGTttgtactgaaagaaaaaaacttgaataatttcatttatttttaggGAGGAATTGGATCACTGTTCCTTATGCTGGTAATAGTGTACACATACGAAGTGTGTGACCGCCATCTACGCGGAACCTTCATCGCCATAACGGATGTCTGGGCGTCTCTTGCATATATATTCTGCTACTTATCGGGGGCCTACCTGCGTTGGTACACGCAAGCTTGGCTTCTCCCTGTATGTACATTAGTGCCTGGCTTCTGTGGTGCCCTGTTGTCTCCAGAGTCTCCCATGTGGCTTGCAAGAAAGGGGAGGGACGAGGCGGCCATAAAAAGCCTGACGCTTGTACGGAACTCAGTGGAAGAAATGACAGAGGAACTACAAGTTGTGCGGAACTCCAACACACAAGAAGACAATACAACACTCTACAAGTCACTTCAGCTGTGTGGGAAGAAGTTCAATTTAATACCAATTATTCTTTCCTCAACGATATTGATTCTCAAAGAATTATGCGGCGGGATGACTTTAGGGATgtatattgtatttatttttcaGCAAGCTGGGGTGGGCTTAAGCCCCATTTGGAGTTCAGTAGTGATAGGGTTGTTAAGACTAATATGCAATGTCTTCGCCAGCACTCTCCTGCATAATGCACCACGCAAACCGACGTTGTTGGCTGGGAATATTCTAATCACCCTTTCTCTGGTAGCACTTGGCACATTCTTCTTCTTGCAGTCTCAGGGTCAAGACTTATCCCGGTTAGAGTGGCTGCCATTATGTGGGTTGGGTATTTATATAGTCGGGTATGCTGGGGCATTGGGACCCACAACGTGGATTGTGGCTTTAGAGATCTTGCCCGGTGCCGTTCGTTCTCTGGGACTCAGCCTTTCTAATGTGTGTTTCTTATTCTCTGCTTTCATTATTTCGAAAGTGTTTGATGCTACAAAGGACCagattggtatgcatggggtgttttGGAGTTACAGTGTAGCCAGTCTTCTCTATATGATACTGATTCTCGTTTGCATTCCAGAAACTCGTGGACTCTCCCTCGAAAAGGTAGAGTCTTACTGGAAAAAGATATAAGACAAAGAATCAAGTATAGAACTCTTATCACTCTACACATGagtcatatgtatatgttgtatctAATGAATAGTAATGACATGTGCATATAttctgtatttcattttttattgtaTCTAATGAATAGTAATGTCAGAAATGTTTATAGATTCAAATTAATGCTAAATTTGGAAGACTACTGGTGTGGCTCATGTAGTAGTAAAGTTGTTATTTGCTTTCACTCCAACTGGAAAATACTTATAACTTTTATGCTTTGGGCTTACCAAACTATGAAGTTTATGCAATACAGTGAAATTATGAGGTAAAATGTTCCTATTGTTGTTTAACAGCAGATTACCAAAGTTGATCACACAGGTCATTGTCAGTACCTTATAATTTTGACTTCTCTAGATTCCAGCAGgacatttcatttttcaaaatacATGCATTACTTTTGAAAAAGTTTATCATAAATTtcagaaatatgaaaataaatatctgATTTGAACAATACTTGTTGAAGCATgaatatagaaaagggaaagttgtACGAATGTTAGCTAGGAGATTTGAAAAACTATCTCTAAACCAGATCTTTAGAGGATTAGAGATCACTTAGTCAGACGAGCTTAAAAACTACTTTACTCCCTGAAATACAATATCTTTGCCAGGATTTCACCACCTTTGACCACCATGAtagtctatccatctatatacctttttcttatttttcatacttgattgcaatttcccaagttagcgaggtaatATCAAGATCagaaagaaaggctacattcattcacatccattctctacctttcTTATGTAATGCACAAAAAACATAACTtcttatccacaatcaggccacaCGAACCATTCCATGGTTCATTCCAACCACTTTACATGCTcagcttcagtccactgacagaacatcaacATCTGTATACCTCACTGTTCCATTTCATTGTATCacatgcatgcctttcgccctcttgcatgctcaggccctgttCACttcaaattttttcactccatcctgccatctccagtttggtctccccctctaagcattcccttcacttccaacacatttatTTGTTAACCATTCCTTACTCATTCGCTCTGTATctccaaacatttcagcacaccctcttcagctttctcaaccatgcatcttttattaccacttatcatTCTTAATCTTTTattaatcaaaccacctgacaccacatattttcaaaaatttaatttccaacacaattACCCTTCTTTGCATGTCCTCATTGTCAgcccttgcatccatataacattgctgggactacaataccttcaaatatacccatttttgcccactTAGATAATGACCTCACTTGCCACATGTttttcaatggtcccagaaccttctcccacTTACCAACCATGTGACTTACTTCCCCTTTCGTGGTTCTATTTGCCATCACATcctctctcagatatctaaaacgtttcactttctccaaattttcttcattcaaatacacccaaactaacctgtccttctaccctgctaaacctaataacattggttttattcacatttaacatCCTTTCTCATaccctcccaaactcagtcaccatcttctgcagtttctcattcaaatctaccAACAGCATTGTgttgtcagcaaacaacaactgattcacttcccaagcttccaCAACCCctgcagactgtatacttgccgtTCTGTCCAAGACCCATGCATTTACCCACTTcaacatcccattcataaacaaattaaacagccatggtgacatcacacatccctaccacagaccatccttcactttgaatcattcactttcctctcttcttactcgtatacatgccttacacccttgatacaaacttcttactgcttcaatctatctatatttatctatctgtttttctttctccaactttctttctgtttgtatgtctgtctgtccatctaagGCTTGTGGTTAATACCACTTGTGTATATTAAAGATGTTTCAGTAGATTAAAGTCCTAGTTGATCACATTGACAATATCATTAGCCTTGAGGATTGAGTGTACACACTTCGCAGCTAATGTGATGGCTGAGGTAGAGACAAGAGTATCTGAAGAAGTTTTCATCAATGATGTTGCTAATACTTCCCTTGCAAACATTGATTCCAGCATGGGTTTCCCCATAGGCATGTCTGTTATGCAATTCAATCACTGTTGAGATGGGACTTAGACCAGGATTTTCAGCCAATATAGCTGGAATTTAATGGGGTGAAAAAGCCTCTGCAATCCATcaaacacaccctcaacccatgttTAGAGGGTTAAAGTGAAAAATGGACTTCTACACGCCCATAAAAATGCTTCTTACTTTTCACTGCAATTTTCCCCACACTTCCTTCATACACAAAACACTTCCATTGTAGCCAATCCTCAGTTGTTCGTATAGCACCTTCATCTGAAATATTGTAACATTACCCTCTTGATCTAGGATCCCCTTCTGTGGGAACTCCCAACTAGTAACATGAACCAAGTGAGACCctaggtcaagaagtgtggtgatttTGTGATTTCATTTTTGGTGCACAACATGTGTGAAGTAAAGGTTCAGCATCTTCAGTGTGGAGGTTGTGTCTAAGACATGAGGGATCTTGTGGTATGTTAAAACAATGTGATGCAGAGATGATTGGTGTTCAGAATGCAGATGACAAAATTGCAATTTTGATAAGTTTGGGAAGTGTAGTTTTTGATGGTTGCATGTCTCATGGAGTGATGTTGAGTGGTGTTTAAAACTGAGTTAGGGAGGGGGGATGCTGCATAGTGCTTTGCCAGGATTTTTTTTgttgggagaagggggggggggatattcaaGCGTAGGTTGCTAAAATTTAAGACTAGGGTGTTCGTTCATTTCTGCTTGGGTGGGACAAGTGTTATTGCAAAGAATTGGGTACCAAGATATCCTAAGTCTTGACTAATTATTTCATTAGTACACAGTCAAACCCACTTCTTAAGTTCTGCTGTACTACAAGACATCGCATGGGACAAATCAGTCACTGTCCAGTGCTACCCATGCAATGTCATTATCAAAGCtgtctctctcaaaaaaaattactttcagTTGAGAATATGTCCTTAAGACTTAATGACATGCCTTTCGGCAATCTTGTTGGGTCCATGACTTTGATATGATGCAAGCTGAATGTGATGAATTTAACAGTTTGTACCATCATGCTTGAGCCAAGAAACATTTGATTGTTAGCTGAACAAACTATGAGTGATATTGACGAAAATTACAACTAACTTCAGAGAACTTATCAGTGATTCAATAAAATCATGGGCCTTCTAATGACCGAtttaatatatttaatatatagagaacattgtctcggagatcaaaaataggtatgtttgaaggaatagtaatgccaacaatattataaggttgagaggtgtgggctatagatagggttgtgtggagggtggatgtattggaaatgaagtgtttgagaacaatatgtggtgtgagatggtttgatcgagtaagtaatgaaagggtaagagagatgtgtggtattaaaaagagtgtggttaagagagcagaagagggtgtattgaaatggttggacatatggagagaatgaatgaggaaaggttgacaaaaacgatatatgtggcagagatggagggaacaaggagaagtgggagaccaaattggaggtgttaggatagagtgaaaaggattttgagcaatcagggcctgaacatacaggagggtgagaggcatgtaaggaataaagtgaattggaacaatgtggtatatcggggtctatgtgctgtcaatggactgaaccaaggcatgtgaaacgtctagggtaaaccatggtaagatctgtgggtcatggatgtggatagggagctttggtttcagtgcattacacgtgacagctagagaccaagtgtgaatgaatgtgaccttctTTGTGTGTTTTCTTGGCTCTATCTTGCTGAAGTGGGATTAGCActgctgtttcctgagggacggggtggcaccaggaatggatgaaggcaagcatgtgtggatatgtacatgtgtatgtatgtatatgtacacatatgggcttttatgtatttatatttgtatatgagtggatggatcgttcttcatctgtttcctggcactacctcattgacgcAGGAattggcgatcaagtacaataataacaaaaaaaattccAAAGCTTAGGTGTAAAACACTTCTGTTTCCCTAGCTTATGTTTAGTGAATCAATATAATCATGGCATACTAAGCAGTGATTTCATGACTCACCAGTTATATTGGTTATATATTTCTTCTTAATGTTTTTTCAAGACCCCTATATTCTTGTGCAGAGGGTCTGTCAGGTTCCACACTACTCTTTTCTGGAAGAAGGCACCAATAATTGCTTCACTAGTCATATTTTAATGATCAGTGAAAAAACACAACTGATTTTAATGATTTAGAGTGATGTTATTGATCTGGTGTCCATTGAGCCTCTGAGCTAGATGGGTTAGCAGGGGGAGAACCCTCTCAACTGCAAAGCAACCTGCTACCCTCTACCCTCCCAGTGAATTGTGCAATGAAAGTACCCTTGGTGACAATGTGTAGGGAGCCAGCACTTTATTGGTTGTtaaattgcactcctctgatccaggtagctctCTTTtgtttctgcttcacccacacatggactgctggcattctgtccaaaaatATGCATGTGTCCTTGTCATTTATAACGCTTGATAAAACtacacacacagctcattctttgtaactatgttttcctgtggtgagcactatgcactatccctgccttttagcaaaatggttaGAGCAatagagagtagtagtagtagtatgtaggaacatttaggatggagcatttggtagaagtggtaggtaaGAATATTTAGAcaggggcattaggtagaagtagtaggttggaacatttggcAGGAGCAGCAGGTAGCCACAGGTAGAAGTAGTgtgtatgaacattaggtaggagcctctagaacactgcactaaagttgtccccagccagtggcctgttaagggtgaggcactaaaggctaagaaggcattggagttcaccagctatggagacttcttttgtttttttacctTCATGAACTTGTATTTCCCATCCACACTTCAGAGTTAGGACAAGTACTCCTTTGTGTTAGCACCAAATTCTTATCTCTAGCATGACTACTCTCACTCCCATCCATAGTGAATTTATAATGGACTTTACTTCTAAATATCTAAATTCGTCCATAGCATCATAGCAGTAACGGAAACCTAGGTTCATGATGCAAATATTCATATTTAAGCAGAATTAGCAGCATCAGGACATAAACTTTTCAGaaaattagattacatattaagtTTTATGATTGAAATTCTTATGTAACTGAGCTACATACGACTTATAACCCACTTTGCATGAAACTGATATGTGTGACATTGAAATAGGTATTGGAGTAGCATGTAAGACCCCCAAAACAATTTTAATAACACAATTTACtttataaaaataaatgaaaattgtccttgggtaggggagaaagaattctatatCCATTATTCCTTGCACATTTTAAAGGGTAACtaaaaggataggagagagggttggaaaccctcccctttttgtattacagtatctaaaagttggaacagatgCCAAGTGGGGAGTAATCATCCTCTTCGAAGACTGAGGCTGGGTTGTCtacatgtatgtggatgtaactaagatgagaagaaacatggatgttctggttctgattGAAGCAAAGCTTAAGgataaagtggaagaatggaTTGGAAATGTCTTGTTGGTAAGAGAACGAGCTACGGAAGGGGTAACACTACTGCTGAAGCCGAAGTtgcgggagtgtgtgaaagagtgtaaggaagtgagctccagactgatgtgggtaaatatgaaaGTGCTAATACActtagccatgagaagaaagatcatgagaggcaagacctctctacatttcagttaaggcccagccttgatgtggatatttGTCTATAACTGGaaagccatgagaagaaagatcatgagaggcaagacctctctacatttcagttaaggcctggccttgatgtggacatttgtctaTAACTGGAATgtccaacttaaaaaaaaaaaaaagtatttcaggAGCAGGTGATTGAGTCTATTAgctgttttgatgcaagagaccaggtatgagtgatgggtcatttaaatgtgaagtgagtaatatggcagtttagggtataattgaggGGCATGTGGTTCAGGTACACtaccaattttctggcactctttgTTCCAAGGCCTTACCGGATTAACAATTTTGCCGGACAAACCGTGGTCACGTactgataattcatcaacacacttctaacccactaattatacatctcccatgtgcataaagtataccatggactgctagaaatttgaattaaacaaataataaatgtttgagcaccctaagatggtaagtctgtccttagattgtttgaatcctgtggggtcttcttcgtcttctgttgttagtgttttcctaggtgtgcatctcCAGAGTAATGCAGTTTTATATAATGTATGCTCAGGACTGAGttgctcgtcagctacaagttttgcaaattcatcaacatacttggcagctccttcgtggtttgcagaatGCTTTTCtctacacactttattcatggaaattccatgatgcttcttgaatctttgaagccatttttcactatagtcatgctcatgttgtaacttaagttctttatggaacaacttagtctggtccattatcatactacctgacaagtccactccatcattccaacgctgtcaaaaccattccagcatcacttgattgtgctcagtactattaccatctttcatagtttttttaaTCTTCATTTGCtacttggaatcgctgtctgcatagaatttcaatattttctccctttgcttctttatatcataaacagttgatgaaccaatactgtagatgtcacacagtttacgcaccgaaacaccacggtccatatggactggtgtttacgtttgacaccacgactgacactctcatatgtcttagaagccatagctagggataaatttaagcaaaatgagCTAAGAATCTCGCAGAATTGCGGTCTCACCACCAATAAGTGCTGtgtaaagaatgtgaataagcgtgccctacacacagtgccatctgtggccacccatgtaaactagtctggtggccacggaaatttcaagttccctcacctaattttgtctggactaaaggaggcaCTGAATCATCAGTTTCTGGAAAATCAGTGGTATACCTGTATTCattattgtgaatggaaatggtgaacagcttgtggtgcTGTATGCTGGAAAAGTATTGAAGATTTGGAATACCTAGGACattcacaagtatatgtatgtgagttggaaggatggtcagcaggcattctTGGATTACATACCAATTGTTAGGCATGTTAAAAAGACTTTTGTTTGTGAATATACTGAGAGAGGCCAGCtagtggatgtctgatcattactttgtggaggtaaggtaagggtaaaggtttatagaggtttttagaaaagattaaatgatataaaagagaaaatggtaggagtaaatgagcttggaaaaagagatgtgtgaagaaataccaagagattgAGCATAGAATTGTAAAAGGACAACAAACAAAgcttggggagtgggtgaggaatgggaggtatttagggaagcagtgctggcatatgcgagagatgcatgtggtatgcatGAAGTTGGAGGgagtcagattagaaaggatagtgagtggtgggatgaagaagtaaaggtgctagtggaagaaaaaagagaggtatatgggaggcatttacagggaaggagtgcacatgatttgggagatgtataagggaaagcaCCTGGATGGCAAGGGGAAGGTGCAaaggtggaaaaagagggcaaatgttagTTGGAgggagtgagtatcagtaaatgtTAGGATGAATAAGTGTTTGGAAGGATGTTaaatagtgtgtgaaaaaaaaagaattaatgggaacatcagaaaagggggcaaatgaagaAGTGGTAACAGGAGTATGTGGAGAAGGAGTATTTTGAGGCACTGTTGAATGTGgatgatgacagggtggcatGTGTAGATTCTTTAAGTTGAGTTGATATGCAAAGTGAttagagtcatggagagtagtttagtgaagagagaagagttgatgAAAGCCtttataagatgaaatgtagctatgcagctggagtggatggtactgcagttgaattactTAAGGAAGGGGATGGCCTTGTTACTGAatgtttagttaggattttcagtgtatgtatggatcacagcgAGGTGCTTGAGGAAttgcaagggggataaaggtg
This portion of the Panulirus ornatus isolate Po-2019 chromosome 4, ASM3632096v1, whole genome shotgun sequence genome encodes:
- the LOC139746109 gene encoding facilitated trehalose transporter Tret1-like, with product MVIRDSFTSTMNYHCSPKIRQAVAASSAGMMLMAMVITWVFAAVALPQMEEPGSTVNLAKEEASWFASLPLFLGIPGSAVVGMLCERFGPRKLLLVLSPPLCASTAMMAAASLEAIQAAGAAEILLLVSRVLQGGIGSLFLMLVIVYTYEVCDRHLRGTFIAITDVWASLAYIFCYLSGAYLRWYTQAWLLPVCTLVPGFCGALLSPESPMWLARKGRDEAAIKSLTLVRNSVEEMTEELQVVRNSNTQEDNTTLYKSLQLCGKKFNLIPIILSSTILILKELCGGMTLGMYIVFIFQQAGVGLSPIWSSVVIGLLRLICNVFASTLLHNAPRKPTLLAGNILITLSLVALGTFFFLQSQGQDLSRLEWLPLCGLGIYIVGYAGALGPTTWIVALEILPGAVRSLGLSLSNVCFLFSAFIISKVFDATKDQIGMHGVFWSYSVASLLYMILILVCIPETRGLSLEKVESYWKKI